In the genome of Leptolyngbya sp. FACHB-261, one region contains:
- the nuoK gene encoding NADH-quinone oxidoreductase subunit NuoK, whose translation MQLQYFLLLASALFCIGIYGLVTSRNAVRVLMSIELLFNAVNLNLLSFSNYLDSTDIRGQIFAVFVITVAAAEAAVGLAIILSIYRNRETVDMEQFNLLKW comes from the coding sequence ATGCAACTCCAATACTTTTTGCTTCTGGCCTCTGCCCTGTTCTGCATTGGCATCTATGGTCTAGTCACCAGCCGCAATGCAGTGCGCGTGTTGATGTCTATTGAGCTGTTATTCAATGCAGTCAACCTGAACTTGCTGTCCTTCTCTAACTATCTGGACTCCACTGATATCCGTGGCCAGATCTTTGCGGTCTTTGTGATTACGGTGGCGGCCGCAGAGGCAGCAGTAGGGCTGGCGATTATCCTGTCCATCTACCGAAATCGGGAAACCGTGGACATGGAGCAGTTCAACCTTCTGAAATGGTAG
- a CDS encoding MlaE family lipid ABC transporter permease subunit, which yields MLDSNAFGPLGLWLQRLGLAILLGGQVLIHLLKGKLHRRNTLEQMSLVGTDSVGIALITAAAIGAVFTIQVAREFIRFGATSTIGGVLAIALTRELAPLLTAIILAGRVGSAFAAEIGTMQVTEQIDALQILRSDPIDYLVVPRVVACSLMLPVLTMFALVTGLLGGMFLAYSLYDISQTLFLDSVRSFLRPWDLFAAILKAIVFGALISVIGTGWGLTTTGGAKGVGQSTTTAVVTSLLAIFISNFFLTWLLFQGFEGVD from the coding sequence TTGCTCGACAGCAATGCGTTTGGTCCATTGGGCCTCTGGTTACAACGTCTGGGATTAGCCATCCTCCTGGGAGGCCAAGTTCTCATCCACTTGCTTAAAGGCAAGCTCCACCGACGTAACACATTAGAACAAATGAGTCTGGTAGGAACTGACTCAGTAGGCATCGCTCTGATTACGGCTGCGGCGATTGGGGCAGTGTTTACAATTCAGGTGGCACGTGAGTTTATTCGCTTTGGCGCAACTAGCACAATTGGTGGGGTTCTAGCGATTGCGCTCACCCGTGAGCTAGCACCCCTGCTGACCGCAATCATTTTGGCGGGGCGGGTTGGCTCTGCGTTTGCTGCTGAGATTGGCACCATGCAAGTCACTGAGCAGATTGATGCTCTTCAAATTCTGCGGAGTGACCCGATTGACTATTTAGTCGTACCGCGAGTTGTAGCCTGCAGTTTGATGTTGCCGGTACTCACAATGTTCGCGTTGGTCACCGGGCTATTGGGCGGCATGTTCCTGGCCTATAGCCTTTACGACATCTCACAAACGCTGTTTCTCGACTCTGTACGCAGCTTCCTGCGTCCCTGGGACTTATTTGCAGCCATTCTCAAAGCCATCGTATTCGGCGCCCTAATTTCCGTGATTGGTACAGGCTGGGGGTTGACCACCACGGGCGGCGCGAAAGGTGTTGGCCAGTCTACGACGACAGCTGTCGTGACCTCACTCCTGGCAATTTTTATCTCTAATTTTTTTCTAACCTGGTTACTGTTTCAGGGTTTCGAGGGTGTGGATTAA
- a CDS encoding DUF3119 family protein has translation MAVSSNSPPNTETAVELRPSYNLPLAICLLALPALLVAWWLALVVSFFGLFLLYQASVIRLVFTATALDVYRGQERIRQFPYAEWQSWRIFWPSVPILFYFREVNSIHFLPVLFSPGELQRCLQERVAGLDA, from the coding sequence GTGGCAGTTTCTTCCAATTCCCCCCCCAATACAGAAACGGCAGTTGAGTTACGGCCCAGCTATAACCTCCCCTTAGCGATCTGCTTGTTAGCTTTACCTGCGCTGCTTGTAGCCTGGTGGCTAGCCCTAGTCGTATCCTTTTTTGGGCTGTTTCTGCTTTACCAAGCCTCGGTGATTCGGTTGGTCTTTACCGCAACCGCTCTGGACGTCTACCGAGGGCAGGAGCGCATCCGGCAGTTTCCCTATGCAGAGTGGCAGAGCTGGCGAATCTTCTGGCCTTCGGTGCCGATTTTGTTCTACTTTCGCGAAGTAAACAGCATCCACTTTCTACCGGTGCTGTTCTCTCCTGGAGAGCTTCAGCGTTGCTTACAAGAGCGCGTCGCTGGCCTGGACGCCTGA
- a CDS encoding DUF3086 domain-containing protein: MEDQQNQEQAVASLEQRLAALQQQEQELQQAIEDLRNSQSRVFQEQITELQNTLGRLMQESLSELEHRKQALQESVSQLERRQERIQAEMRKNFAGASQDLAIRVQGFKDYMVGSLQDLVLAAEQLELVPPAATQKQPEPEEAPAKRSSVPEQGFPDQAKKIRQLLEQYRALPDYYGPSWQLRRTFEKVHEERVTNWFFTLAGRGAVKSMGSRLQNILVASAVISVLRVMHGNRLRVLILATLPERLGEWRRGLQDCLGIARADFGPDGGVVLFEDPDPMVQKADRLLADGDLPMLIFDEAEEQVSLNTLRFPLWLAFGLDAQQMTRMMY, from the coding sequence ATGGAAGATCAGCAAAACCAAGAACAGGCAGTCGCCAGTTTAGAGCAGCGTCTCGCCGCGCTTCAACAACAGGAGCAGGAATTGCAGCAAGCGATTGAAGACTTGCGCAACTCTCAGAGCCGTGTCTTTCAAGAACAAATCACGGAGCTGCAAAACACGTTGGGCCGCTTGATGCAAGAGAGTCTCTCGGAGCTGGAACATCGCAAGCAGGCACTTCAAGAATCTGTTAGTCAGCTGGAGCGCCGCCAAGAACGCATTCAAGCTGAGATGCGCAAAAATTTCGCAGGGGCCTCTCAGGATCTCGCAATTCGGGTTCAGGGATTCAAAGACTATATGGTCGGCAGCTTGCAAGACTTAGTTCTGGCTGCTGAACAACTTGAGCTAGTGCCCCCTGCCGCTACCCAAAAGCAGCCCGAGCCAGAAGAAGCTCCGGCTAAGCGCTCTAGCGTCCCTGAGCAGGGTTTCCCTGATCAAGCCAAAAAGATCCGCCAACTGCTGGAGCAGTACCGTGCCCTCCCAGACTATTACGGCCCGAGTTGGCAGTTGCGCCGCACCTTTGAGAAAGTACACGAAGAGCGCGTCACCAATTGGTTCTTCACCCTAGCGGGTCGGGGCGCAGTCAAGAGTATGGGCAGCCGCTTGCAGAATATCCTGGTGGCCTCCGCGGTCATTTCTGTGTTGCGGGTTATGCACGGGAATCGGCTGCGAGTGCTGATTCTGGCAACTCTGCCTGAGCGCTTGGGCGAATGGCGACGCGGCTTGCAAGATTGCCTGGGCATTGCTCGGGCGGACTTTGGGCCGGATGGCGGTGTGGTGCTGTTTGAAGACCCAGATCCAATGGTGCAAAAGGCCGACCGGCTACTGGCTGATGGCGATTTACCCATGCTGATTTTCGACGAGGCCGAAGAGCAGGTGTCACTGAATACGCTGCGCTTCCCGTTATGGCTGGCCTTTGGTCTGGATGCCCAGCAAATGACCCGAATGATGTACTAA
- the plsY gene encoding glycerol-3-phosphate 1-O-acyltransferase PlsY, whose product MEIGFSAGLVVLAYLLGSIPTGYLIGRWLGGLDIREHGSGSTGATNVLRVLGKGPALFVFSVDLLKGVLAVFLARFYGSELLPPDWVAWLVLLAALAALLGHSRSIWIQFTGGKSVATGLGVLLAMAWPVGLGALVSFLLVLALFRIVSLGSIMAAGVVVVLMVVTQQPLPYVLFGILGGLYVLLRHRQNIQRLVQGTEPRIGQKVQASEPLSVSE is encoded by the coding sequence ATGGAGATTGGGTTCAGTGCCGGATTAGTAGTGCTCGCATACCTATTAGGGTCCATTCCCACGGGTTACCTCATAGGTCGCTGGCTGGGGGGACTGGATATTCGAGAGCACGGCTCTGGCTCAACTGGTGCGACCAACGTGCTGCGGGTCCTCGGCAAAGGGCCAGCACTGTTCGTCTTCAGTGTGGATTTGCTCAAGGGAGTTCTAGCCGTTTTTCTAGCCCGCTTTTACGGCTCGGAGCTGCTGCCGCCTGACTGGGTTGCCTGGTTGGTTCTGCTAGCTGCCCTAGCGGCTCTGCTGGGCCACAGCCGCTCAATTTGGATTCAGTTTACAGGTGGTAAGTCAGTGGCAACGGGTCTAGGGGTGCTGCTGGCAATGGCTTGGCCAGTGGGCTTGGGCGCTCTAGTGAGCTTCTTACTGGTGCTGGCACTGTTTCGGATTGTCTCGCTGGGTTCAATTATGGCGGCAGGTGTGGTTGTCGTACTGATGGTGGTCACGCAGCAACCACTGCCCTACGTTCTCTTCGGCATCCTGGGCGGATTGTATGTGCTGTTGCGGCATCGACAAAACATTCAACGGCTAGTGCAGGGCACCGAGCCCCGGATTGGGCAGAAAGTTCAGGCTTCTGAACCTCTCTCGGTTTCGGAGTGA
- a CDS encoding alpha/beta hydrolase gives MKRHFGLGRPQLRLTLLLSTCLGSFGWGTAAQAAEQVVFAYGPLSRAVPVRAIAAYAREGRITPELEPYADLLASEQLAQIRVALTSAAPSNLAGVVAVSQFLYTPEGEAFLEQVGSVVRTSPQLPGALAIRGALIRSAADPSGINLVNFLRYYPTPTVYIDLRQGVQFARRIQRLVRRTQQVAAQAGSGMGDGVGIDFSQLPDLRETGAFTVEEYRLDLRNPQGDRPLPTDLYLPRVVPLVPRSPTAVPVVRPNPIVVISHGLGEDRASFRYIALQLASYGYVVAVPEHSGSSDQRLRNVLAGLENAVVDPQEFVDRPRDISFLLDELTRLNQTDPRLRGRLDPEHVGVFGHSFGGYTALALAGADLDLAGLRQSCANQPTLLANPSIVLQCRAVELPGQRLSFRDPRVRAAVAVSPLTSLIFGASGLRAVKAPVTIVTGTNDAATPALAEHLRPFAFLPQPKYLVTLTGATHFSFNDPGSSGVFTLPAAVVGPAPNLARQYLQALVVAFFNTTVSQELDFGPYLSPEYTRFLSQQALPVQLSQQAPAEVSSLHKPSPSSVGLNQ, from the coding sequence GTGAAGAGACACTTTGGTCTGGGGCGACCCCAGTTAAGGCTAACGCTGCTCCTGAGCACCTGTTTGGGCAGCTTTGGCTGGGGCACTGCGGCGCAAGCTGCGGAGCAGGTAGTGTTTGCCTATGGTCCCCTATCGCGGGCTGTACCTGTACGAGCCATCGCAGCTTATGCCCGTGAGGGCCGCATCACTCCTGAGCTGGAGCCCTATGCTGACTTGCTGGCCTCGGAGCAACTGGCTCAGATTCGCGTTGCTCTGACCTCTGCGGCACCGTCCAATTTGGCTGGGGTAGTAGCAGTCTCTCAGTTTCTCTACACGCCGGAAGGCGAGGCCTTTTTGGAGCAGGTGGGCTCGGTGGTGCGCACCAGTCCTCAGTTGCCGGGGGCCCTGGCGATTCGAGGCGCATTGATTCGCTCAGCCGCCGATCCCTCCGGTATTAATCTGGTCAATTTTTTGCGCTACTATCCTACGCCCACCGTCTACATCGACTTGCGCCAGGGCGTGCAGTTTGCTCGACGCATTCAACGGTTAGTCCGGCGTACCCAGCAGGTTGCGGCCCAAGCTGGCTCTGGCATGGGCGATGGGGTAGGCATAGATTTCAGCCAGCTTCCTGACCTGCGGGAGACAGGCGCCTTCACGGTTGAGGAATACAGACTCGACTTGCGCAATCCGCAGGGCGACCGTCCCTTGCCGACCGATCTCTACCTACCTCGGGTCGTACCTCTGGTCCCGCGTTCACCGACGGCAGTGCCGGTGGTTCGGCCAAACCCGATCGTGGTAATTTCCCATGGCTTGGGCGAAGACCGGGCCTCTTTTCGCTACATTGCCTTGCAACTAGCCTCCTATGGCTATGTTGTCGCCGTGCCGGAGCACTCCGGCAGTAGCGACCAGCGTTTACGCAACGTTCTGGCAGGCCTAGAAAATGCAGTCGTCGACCCACAGGAGTTCGTGGATCGTCCCCGCGACATCAGCTTCCTGCTCGATGAACTCACGCGTCTTAACCAAACAGACCCCAGGCTGCGTGGCCGCTTGGATCCTGAGCACGTAGGTGTCTTTGGCCACTCCTTCGGTGGCTACACGGCACTCGCTTTGGCAGGAGCAGACTTAGATTTGGCAGGCCTACGTCAGAGTTGCGCTAACCAACCCACTTTGCTGGCAAATCCGTCGATTGTGTTGCAGTGCAGAGCGGTGGAGCTGCCAGGACAACGCTTGAGTTTTCGCGACCCACGCGTGCGAGCTGCAGTGGCCGTGAGCCCCCTGACCAGTTTGATTTTTGGTGCCAGTGGTCTGCGAGCGGTGAAGGCGCCGGTCACAATTGTGACCGGCACCAATGATGCGGCCACCCCAGCCCTAGCAGAGCACCTGCGCCCGTTTGCCTTTCTGCCTCAACCCAAGTATTTAGTTACCCTGACGGGTGCCACTCACTTCAGCTTCAATGACCCTGGCAGCAGTGGCGTGTTTACATTGCCCGCGGCTGTAGTAGGCCCTGCGCCTAACCTAGCGCGACAGTATTTGCAGGCGTTGGTCGTTGCTTTCTTCAATACCACCGTGTCCCAGGAACTGGACTTTGGCCCCTACTTGAGCCCGGAATATACTCGTTTCCTTAGCCAACAAGCTTTACCTGTGCAACTTAGCCAGCAGGCACCAGCGGAGGTCTCGTCTTTGCATAAGCCAAGCCCAAGCTCAGTAGGTCTGAATCAGTAA